In Nocardioides faecalis, the following proteins share a genomic window:
- a CDS encoding DUF349 domain-containing protein, producing the protein MTTSDWGRVDDDGTVYVKTADGERPVGQMPDASPEEALAFYTKRYDNLALEVDLLHRRVISGVLSPEEAVSSVKLVREQVTDAAAVGDLSLLARRLDELGPVIATQREARRAAKAAKSAQAREEKEKLAEEAERIAAGRDWRNGANRLRELLETWKQLPRIDKAADDALWKRFSSARSAYTKARKAHFAEQDEKRDSARVVKERLVAEAEALSGSTEWGPTSGRYRDLMRDWKAAGPAPKTVDDQLWQRFRAAQDTFFGARDAANAALDSEFAANAEVKEQLLVEAEAILGPLAETGDVAAAKAAFREVADKWDEAGKVPRDRIKDLEGRMRAIEQAIRKAEDDQWKRSDPEKSARAEDMVAKLEAAIADAEAKLDAARGQGDAKKIRELEENLQGRRSFLEMARRASAEYGA; encoded by the coding sequence GTGACTACCTCCGACTGGGGCCGCGTCGACGACGACGGCACCGTCTACGTGAAGACAGCCGACGGCGAGCGACCTGTCGGGCAGATGCCCGACGCCTCACCCGAGGAGGCGCTGGCGTTCTACACCAAGCGCTACGACAACCTCGCGCTCGAGGTGGACCTGCTGCACCGCAGGGTCATCTCCGGGGTGCTCTCCCCGGAGGAGGCGGTCTCGTCGGTGAAGCTCGTGCGCGAGCAGGTCACCGACGCGGCGGCGGTCGGCGACCTCTCCCTGCTCGCCCGCCGCCTCGACGAGCTCGGCCCCGTCATCGCCACCCAGCGCGAGGCGCGCCGTGCCGCGAAGGCCGCGAAGTCGGCGCAGGCGCGCGAGGAGAAGGAGAAGCTCGCCGAGGAGGCCGAGCGCATCGCCGCCGGTCGCGACTGGCGCAACGGCGCCAACCGGCTCCGCGAGCTGCTCGAGACGTGGAAGCAGCTCCCCCGCATCGACAAGGCCGCCGACGACGCGCTGTGGAAGCGGTTCTCCTCGGCCCGCTCCGCCTACACCAAGGCCCGCAAGGCGCACTTCGCCGAGCAGGACGAGAAGCGCGACTCCGCCCGGGTCGTCAAGGAGCGCCTCGTCGCCGAGGCCGAGGCACTGTCCGGCTCCACCGAGTGGGGCCCCACCTCAGGCCGCTACCGCGACCTGATGCGGGACTGGAAGGCCGCCGGTCCCGCACCCAAGACCGTCGACGACCAGCTCTGGCAGCGCTTCCGCGCCGCCCAGGACACCTTCTTCGGTGCCCGCGACGCCGCCAACGCCGCCCTCGACTCCGAGTTCGCCGCCAACGCCGAGGTCAAGGAGCAGCTCCTCGTCGAGGCCGAGGCGATCCTCGGCCCCCTCGCCGAGACCGGCGACGTCGCCGCCGCCAAGGCCGCCTTCCGCGAGGTCGCCGACAAGTGGGACGAGGCCGGCAAGGTCCCCCGCGACCGGATCAAGGACCTCGAGGGCCGCATGCGCGCCATCGAGCAGGCCATCCGCAAGGCCGAGGACGACCAGTGGAAGCGCTCGGACCCGGAGAAGTCCGCCCGCGCCGAGGACATGGTCGCCAAGCTCGAGGCCGCCATCGCCGACGCCGAGGCCAAGCTCGACGCCGCCCGCGGCCAGGGTGATGCGAAGAAGATCCGCGAGCTCGAGGAGAACCTCCAGGGGCGGCGGTCCTTCCTGGAGATGGCCCGGCGGGCGTCTGCGGAGTACGGCGCCTGA
- a CDS encoding MBL fold metallo-hydrolase, which produces MLIAAFPAGPWGTNCYVAATGPGSECVVIDPGKDAAGGVADVVREHRLKPVAVLLTHGHIDHMWSVTPVAGAYDATAWIHPGDRHLLTDPMAGISRESAGMLLGGDYEFTEPDSVAELADGATLELAGLSFLVDHTPGHTEGSVTFRTPWTAPAGQGPDISEVMFSGDLLFAGSIGRTDLPGGDHDTMLRSLAAKVLPLADDVVVLPGHGEQTSIGRERATNPFLLDLIDPRESGDSTTRATRGL; this is translated from the coding sequence GTGCTGATCGCCGCCTTCCCCGCTGGACCGTGGGGCACCAATTGCTATGTCGCGGCCACCGGCCCCGGCTCCGAGTGCGTGGTGATCGACCCGGGCAAGGACGCTGCCGGGGGAGTCGCTGACGTCGTTCGCGAGCACCGGCTCAAGCCGGTCGCGGTGCTGCTCACCCACGGGCACATCGACCACATGTGGTCGGTTACCCCCGTCGCGGGGGCGTACGACGCCACGGCCTGGATCCACCCGGGCGACCGGCACCTGCTGACCGACCCGATGGCGGGCATCTCCCGGGAGAGCGCGGGGATGCTGCTGGGCGGCGACTACGAGTTCACCGAGCCCGACTCCGTCGCGGAGCTCGCCGACGGCGCCACCTTGGAGCTGGCCGGGCTGAGCTTCCTGGTCGACCACACCCCCGGGCACACCGAGGGGTCGGTCACCTTCCGCACCCCGTGGACCGCGCCTGCGGGCCAGGGCCCGGACATCTCCGAGGTGATGTTCTCCGGCGACCTGCTGTTCGCCGGCTCCATCGGACGCACCGACCTGCCCGGCGGTGACCACGACACGATGCTGCGCTCGCTGGCCGCCAAGGTGCTGCCGCTGGCCGACGACGTCGTGGTGCTGCCCGGGCACGGCGAGCAGACCTCGATCGGTCGCGAGCGCGCGACCAACCCGTTCCTGCTGGACCTGATCGATCCCCGTGAGTCCGGCGACTCCACCACCCGTGCGACCCGAGGCCTGTGA
- the hisS gene encoding histidine--tRNA ligase translates to MSDALAAPKGVPEYLPPESAAWLAVREGLSRPAVLAGYGYIELPIFEDTALYVRGVGESTDVVSKEMYTFSDRGDRSLTLRPEGTAGVMRSVIEHRLDRGQLPVKVWYAGPFFRAERPQHGRYRQLQQFGVEAIGSDDPALDAEVIAIADSGYRSLGLTGFRLELTSLGCAECRPPYRERLVAFLDGLDLDEPTRERARINPLRVLDDKRPEVIAQLTDAPLMLDHLCSACAEHFARVRGLLDAQQVAYVVNPRMVRGLDYYTRTTFEFVHDGLGAQSGIGGGGRYDGLMSELGGQELSGIGFGLGLDRTYLACQAEGLQVGPASPLDVYVVPVGAGRERAPLLVAELRAAGLRTDQIFGERGLKGAMKQADRSGAPYVVVLGERDLAAGVAQVKSMHSGEQAAVPLANLTPYLKEQLS, encoded by the coding sequence ATGAGTGACGCACTGGCCGCCCCCAAGGGCGTCCCTGAGTACCTGCCGCCCGAGTCCGCCGCCTGGCTGGCCGTCCGTGAGGGCCTGTCCCGACCGGCCGTGCTCGCCGGCTACGGCTATATCGAGCTGCCGATCTTCGAGGACACCGCGCTGTACGTGCGCGGTGTCGGGGAGTCCACGGACGTGGTCTCCAAGGAGATGTACACGTTCTCCGACCGCGGTGACCGGTCGCTGACGCTGCGCCCCGAGGGCACCGCCGGCGTGATGCGCAGCGTGATCGAGCACCGCCTCGACCGCGGCCAGCTGCCGGTGAAGGTCTGGTACGCCGGCCCGTTCTTCCGGGCCGAGCGCCCGCAGCACGGCCGCTACCGCCAGCTGCAGCAGTTCGGCGTGGAGGCGATCGGCTCCGACGACCCCGCCCTGGACGCCGAGGTGATCGCGATCGCCGACAGCGGCTACCGCAGCCTCGGGCTGACCGGCTTCCGGCTGGAGCTGACCAGCCTGGGCTGTGCGGAGTGCCGCCCGCCGTACCGGGAGCGCCTGGTGGCCTTCCTCGACGGCCTCGACCTCGACGAGCCCACCCGGGAGCGGGCGCGGATCAACCCGCTGCGCGTCCTCGACGACAAGCGCCCCGAGGTGATCGCCCAGCTCACCGACGCCCCGCTGATGCTCGACCACCTGTGCTCGGCGTGTGCGGAGCACTTCGCGCGCGTCCGCGGCCTGCTGGACGCCCAGCAGGTCGCCTACGTGGTGAACCCCCGGATGGTGCGCGGGCTGGACTACTACACCCGCACCACCTTCGAGTTCGTCCACGACGGTCTGGGGGCACAGTCCGGTATCGGCGGCGGCGGTCGCTACGACGGCCTGATGTCCGAGCTCGGCGGCCAGGAGCTCTCCGGCATCGGCTTCGGCCTCGGCCTGGACCGCACCTACCTGGCCTGCCAGGCGGAGGGCCTGCAGGTCGGTCCCGCCTCCCCGCTCGACGTGTACGTCGTCCCGGTGGGCGCCGGACGCGAGCGGGCACCGCTGCTCGTCGCCGAGCTGCGCGCCGCCGGTTTGCGCACCGACCAGATCTTCGGCGAGCGTGGCCTCAAGGGCGCCATGAAGCAGGCCGACCGCTCCGGGGCGCCGTACGTCGTCGTCCTCGGCGAGCGCGACCTCGCGGCCGGCGTGGCCCAGGTCAAGTCCATGCACTCCGGCGAGCAGGCCGCGGTGCCGCTCGCCAACCTCACCCCCTATCTCAAGGAGCAACTCTCGTGA
- the aspS gene encoding aspartate--tRNA ligase, with the protein MIRTHDAGALTQPSLVGQTVTLAGWVANRRDHGGVAFIDLRDASGVVQVVIRDEDVAHSLRSEFCLKVVGEVVERTEANINPNLPTGRYEVVAADVEVLNTSAPLPFPISDHVEVGEEVRLKHRYLDLRRSGPAAALRLRSKVNKAARDVLDAHGFVEVETPTLTRSTPEGARDFLVPARLAPGSWYALPQSPQLFKQLLMVGGLERYYQIARCYRDEDFRADRQPEFTQLDIEMSFVDQEDVIALMEDVLAAMWAQVGYDVPRPIPRMTYADAMQKYGSDKPDLRFGNELVECTEYFKDTTFRVFQAEYVGAVVMPGGASQPRKQLDAWQDWAKQRGARGLAYVLVGEDGTLSGPVAKNLSEAEQAGLAAHVGAAPGDCIFFAAGATKPMRALLGAARLEIGRRCGLIDEDAFAFTWVVDAPMFEPASDAVASGDVAVGAGAWTAVHHAFTGPKPEFLDTFDTDPGSALAYAYDIVCNGSELGGGSIRIHREDVQRRVFAVMGISEEEAAEKFGFLLDAFKYGAPPHGGIAVGMDRIVAMLAGLDSIREVIAFPKSGGGYDPLTAAPAPITPEQRKEAGVDAVPEEETTA; encoded by the coding sequence GTGATCCGCACCCATGACGCCGGCGCGCTGACGCAGCCTTCGCTCGTCGGCCAGACCGTCACCCTCGCCGGGTGGGTGGCCAACCGCCGCGACCACGGGGGAGTTGCCTTCATCGACCTGCGCGACGCCAGCGGCGTGGTGCAGGTGGTCATCCGCGACGAGGACGTCGCGCACAGCCTGCGCTCGGAGTTCTGCCTGAAGGTGGTCGGCGAGGTCGTCGAGCGCACCGAGGCGAACATCAACCCGAACCTGCCGACGGGCCGCTACGAGGTCGTGGCCGCCGACGTCGAGGTGCTCAACACCTCCGCTCCGCTGCCGTTCCCGATCAGCGACCACGTCGAGGTGGGCGAGGAGGTGCGCCTCAAGCACCGCTACCTCGACCTGCGCCGCTCCGGCCCGGCCGCGGCGCTGCGCCTGCGCAGCAAGGTCAACAAGGCCGCCCGCGACGTGTTGGACGCCCACGGCTTCGTCGAGGTGGAGACGCCGACGCTGACCCGCTCCACCCCCGAGGGTGCCCGCGACTTCCTGGTGCCGGCCCGCCTGGCGCCCGGCAGCTGGTACGCGCTGCCGCAGAGCCCGCAGCTGTTCAAGCAGCTGCTGATGGTCGGCGGCCTGGAGCGGTACTACCAGATCGCGCGCTGCTACCGCGACGAGGACTTCCGCGCCGACCGGCAGCCCGAGTTCACCCAGCTCGACATCGAGATGAGCTTCGTGGACCAGGAGGACGTGATCGCCCTCATGGAGGACGTCCTGGCCGCGATGTGGGCGCAGGTCGGCTACGACGTGCCGCGCCCGATCCCGCGGATGACCTACGCCGACGCCATGCAGAAGTACGGCTCGGACAAGCCCGACCTGCGCTTCGGCAACGAGCTGGTGGAGTGCACCGAGTACTTCAAGGACACCACCTTCCGGGTGTTCCAGGCCGAGTACGTCGGCGCCGTGGTGATGCCCGGCGGCGCCAGCCAGCCGCGCAAGCAGCTCGACGCCTGGCAGGACTGGGCCAAGCAGCGCGGTGCGCGCGGCCTGGCCTACGTGCTCGTCGGCGAGGACGGCACGCTGTCCGGCCCGGTCGCCAAGAACCTCTCCGAGGCCGAGCAGGCCGGCCTGGCCGCCCACGTGGGCGCGGCGCCGGGGGACTGCATCTTCTTCGCCGCCGGCGCGACGAAGCCGATGCGCGCCCTGCTGGGCGCGGCCCGCCTGGAGATCGGCCGGCGCTGCGGGCTGATCGACGAGGACGCCTTCGCCTTCACCTGGGTGGTCGACGCCCCGATGTTCGAGCCCGCCTCCGACGCGGTCGCCTCCGGCGACGTCGCGGTCGGTGCCGGCGCCTGGACGGCGGTGCACCACGCCTTCACCGGGCCCAAGCCGGAGTTCCTCGACACCTTCGACACCGACCCTGGCAGCGCCCTGGCCTACGCCTACGACATCGTCTGCAACGGCAGCGAGCTCGGCGGCGGCTCCATCCGGATCCACCGCGAGGACGTGCAGAGGCGGGTCTTCGCCGTGATGGGGATCAGCGAGGAGGAGGCGGCCGAGAAGTTCGGCTTCCTGCTCGATGCGTTCAAGTACGGCGCGCCGCCGCACGGCGGCATCGCGGTCGGCATGGACCGGATCGTGGCGATGCTCGCGGGCCTCGACTCGATCCGCGAGGTGATCGCGTTCCCCAAGTCCGGCGGCGGCTACGACCCGCTCACGGCCGCGCCCGCGCCGATCACCCCCGAGCAGCGCAAGGAAGCCGGTGTGGACGCCGTTCCGGAGGAAGAAACCACGGCCTGA
- a CDS encoding ABC transporter permease, with protein MTLPASEAEIEVPSAPVEDDSVVKVAGRSPTQLAIARFRADKLSMISLTFTVLVALCAILAPILVSLDVLNPYKYNQDLLTEDGVTPLGRLGGISWDHPFGVEPGTGRDLLSRLMLAITSSLAIALIATVITVVIGTVLGIIAGFSGGWVDSLVGRFIDLVLSFPQTMMLLALAAPTVLVIRNDLSSVPGLGVLESRDLANGLFVIIILAVFGWPPVARVVRGQVLSIREREFIDAAKLLGASRRRLYFKEVLPNVWAPVLVYVTLLVPAFISAEAAFSFLGVGIKPPTPTLGNILRNSVDYTSADPMYFFLPGVLLALIVVVFNLVGDGARDALDPKAHR; from the coding sequence ATGACGCTTCCGGCAAGCGAGGCTGAGATCGAGGTGCCTTCGGCTCCGGTCGAGGATGACTCGGTCGTCAAGGTCGCAGGTCGGTCTCCGACCCAGCTCGCGATCGCGCGGTTCCGCGCGGACAAGCTGTCGATGATCTCGCTGACCTTCACCGTCCTCGTCGCGCTCTGCGCGATCCTGGCGCCGATCCTGGTCAGTCTCGATGTGCTGAACCCGTACAAGTACAACCAGGACCTGCTCACCGAGGACGGCGTCACGCCGCTCGGCAGGCTCGGCGGCATCAGCTGGGACCACCCGTTCGGCGTGGAGCCCGGCACCGGCCGTGACCTGCTGTCCCGCCTGATGCTTGCGATCACCTCCTCTCTGGCCATCGCGCTCATCGCCACCGTGATCACCGTGGTCATCGGCACGGTGCTCGGCATCATCGCCGGGTTCTCCGGTGGCTGGGTGGACAGCCTGGTGGGTCGGTTCATCGACCTGGTGCTCTCCTTCCCGCAGACCATGATGCTGCTGGCGCTGGCCGCCCCCACGGTGCTGGTGATCCGCAACGACCTCTCGTCCGTGCCCGGTCTCGGAGTCCTGGAGAGCCGGGACCTGGCCAACGGGCTGTTCGTGATCATCATCCTCGCGGTCTTCGGGTGGCCGCCGGTGGCTCGCGTGGTGCGTGGCCAGGTGCTCTCGATCCGGGAGCGGGAGTTCATCGACGCGGCGAAGCTGCTCGGTGCGTCGCGGCGCCGGCTGTACTTCAAGGAGGTGCTGCCGAACGTGTGGGCACCGGTCCTTGTGTACGTGACCCTGCTGGTGCCGGCCTTCATCTCGGCCGAGGCCGCCTTCAGCTTCCTCGGCGTCGGCATCAAGCCGCCGACCCCCACGCTGGGCAACATCCTGCGCAACTCGGTCGACTACACCAGCGCGGACCCGATGTACTTCTTCCTCCCCGGTGTCCTGCTCGCGCTCATCGTCGTGGTGTTCAACCTCGTCGGTGACGGCGCCCGAGACGCGCTCGACCCCAAGGCGCACCGCTAA
- a CDS encoding ABC transporter substrate-binding protein, with product MAFSKKPLAALAAMALAATLAACGGGDSDDKPGGGTAEAGGNAIFLNGPRNTEHWDPQRMYIGRDLNNSGRLFYRSLVAFPASNDATEGTTPVPDLATDTGTTEDGGKTWKFTIRDDVKWEDGKPITCEDFAYGASRNFATDVIIGGPANYLFTYLDIPSGDDGLPQYKGPYTGKGQELFDKAVSCDGQTITYKMKKAWPDFPQSAASLRYLDPYRKDLDKGDANNFTIISNGPYKLDGQWKEGTGGKFVRNENWDASTDSIRKAYPDTWEFREGDSDEAIYEQFLADSGDAQYAVTERRMPPSFYSRIKEAGDRYSRVESPYVDYVLPNFNSPVFKDANCREALKLATNKTAWIKAGGGEKAYTPAYSVVNPNVPGYKENPAFADVPDEGDVDAAKAALAKCSAPKPVKIKFTYSGGTPTSDNQAAALKESWDAAGFSTELDPLEDTYYSVIQKPDADFDVTWGGWGADWPSIGTVIPPLFDSRINLTGDSNGNDYGNYKGGPEVDKLIDDAYAESDLDKAADKWAAVDAKLGEDVAYIPLEITIFNFVHGGKITGYANNISVNGYADLAVIGVEK from the coding sequence ATGGCCTTCAGCAAGAAGCCACTGGCTGCCTTGGCCGCCATGGCGCTCGCTGCGACCCTCGCCGCTTGCGGCGGAGGGGACAGCGACGACAAGCCCGGCGGCGGTACCGCCGAGGCTGGCGGTAACGCCATCTTCCTCAACGGTCCCCGCAACACCGAGCACTGGGACCCCCAGCGCATGTACATCGGTCGCGACCTGAACAACTCGGGTCGGCTGTTCTACCGCAGCCTCGTGGCCTTCCCGGCCTCGAACGACGCGACCGAGGGCACCACGCCCGTCCCGGACCTCGCCACGGACACCGGCACCACCGAGGACGGTGGCAAGACCTGGAAGTTCACCATCCGCGACGACGTGAAGTGGGAGGACGGCAAGCCGATCACGTGCGAGGACTTCGCCTACGGCGCGTCCCGCAACTTCGCCACCGACGTGATCATCGGCGGCCCGGCGAACTACCTGTTCACCTACCTCGACATCCCGTCCGGTGACGACGGCCTGCCGCAGTACAAGGGCCCCTACACGGGCAAGGGCCAGGAGCTCTTCGACAAGGCGGTCTCCTGCGACGGGCAGACCATCACCTACAAGATGAAGAAGGCGTGGCCGGACTTCCCGCAGTCGGCTGCCTCCCTGCGCTACCTCGACCCGTACCGCAAGGACCTGGACAAGGGTGACGCGAACAACTTCACCATCATCTCCAACGGCCCCTACAAGCTGGACGGTCAGTGGAAGGAGGGCACCGGTGGCAAGTTCGTCCGCAACGAGAACTGGGACGCCTCCACCGACTCCATCCGCAAGGCCTACCCGGACACCTGGGAGTTCCGCGAGGGCGACTCCGACGAGGCGATCTACGAGCAGTTCCTCGCCGACTCCGGGGACGCGCAGTACGCCGTGACCGAGCGTCGTATGCCCCCGTCGTTCTACAGCCGCATCAAGGAGGCCGGCGACCGCTACAGCCGTGTCGAGTCGCCGTACGTCGACTACGTGCTGCCGAACTTCAACTCCCCGGTCTTCAAGGACGCCAACTGCCGCGAGGCGCTGAAGCTGGCGACCAACAAGACCGCCTGGATCAAGGCCGGTGGTGGCGAGAAGGCCTACACTCCCGCCTACTCCGTGGTGAACCCGAACGTCCCCGGCTACAAGGAGAACCCCGCGTTCGCCGACGTGCCGGACGAGGGTGACGTGGACGCCGCCAAGGCTGCCCTGGCGAAGTGCTCGGCCCCGAAGCCGGTGAAGATCAAGTTCACCTACTCCGGTGGCACGCCGACCTCCGACAACCAGGCCGCTGCCCTGAAGGAGAGCTGGGACGCCGCTGGGTTCAGCACCGAGCTGGACCCGCTGGAGGACACCTACTACTCCGTGATCCAGAAGCCGGACGCCGACTTCGACGTCACCTGGGGTGGCTGGGGTGCTGACTGGCCGTCCATCGGCACCGTCATCCCGCCGCTGTTCGACAGCCGGATCAACCTGACCGGCGACTCCAACGGCAACGACTACGGCAACTACAAGGGTGGTCCGGAGGTCGACAAGCTGATCGACGACGCCTACGCCGAGTCCGACCTGGACAAGGCCGCCGACAAGTGGGCCGCGGTCGACGCCAAGCTCGGTGAAGACGTCGCCTACATCCCGCTGGAGATCACGATCTTCAACTTCGTGCACGGTGGCAAGATCACCGGCTACGCCAACAACATCTCGGTGAACGGCTACGCCGACCTCGCCGTCATCGGCGTGGAGAAGTGA
- a CDS encoding ABC transporter permease, translating to MLAYAIRRLFIGVILLIVMSLTTFALFFASPIEPADFACGKNCSAAQKKETAAALGYDDNFLEQWGKFAVGVVKGRDFPDDPALRETAPDLIVRCDAPCLGYSTERGSTVTDLVKETLPVTASIAVAAFVLWIFFGVLFGVIAALRRGTIVDRGLVGLSLIVYAFPTFFVGLLLYKFVAVKWGWVDVPRYTSIAEGGIGGWASSLVLPAITLAVFFMAAYVRMTRSYVIESFSEDYVRTARAKGLSERRVTFKHALRAALTPIVTMAGLDFAGLMGGAIITESVFNYPGLGKLAVLANSDFDLPTLVGLVILLATFVIVANIIVDLLYAVIDPRVRLG from the coding sequence GTGCTTGCCTACGCCATCCGCCGGTTGTTCATCGGCGTGATCCTGCTCATCGTCATGAGCCTCACCACCTTCGCGCTCTTCTTCGCCTCGCCGATCGAGCCCGCCGACTTCGCCTGCGGCAAGAACTGCTCCGCAGCGCAGAAGAAGGAGACGGCCGCCGCTCTCGGCTACGACGACAACTTCCTCGAGCAGTGGGGCAAGTTCGCCGTCGGTGTGGTCAAGGGCCGTGACTTCCCCGACGACCCGGCCCTGCGCGAGACCGCTCCGGACCTGATCGTGCGCTGCGACGCCCCGTGCCTGGGCTACTCCACCGAGCGCGGGTCCACGGTCACCGACCTGGTCAAGGAGACGCTGCCGGTGACGGCCTCGATCGCCGTCGCCGCCTTCGTCCTCTGGATCTTCTTCGGCGTGCTCTTCGGTGTCATCGCCGCGTTGCGGCGCGGCACCATCGTCGACCGCGGCCTCGTGGGTCTCTCCCTGATCGTCTACGCGTTCCCGACGTTCTTCGTCGGACTCCTGCTCTACAAGTTCGTCGCCGTCAAGTGGGGCTGGGTCGACGTGCCCCGCTACACCTCGATCGCCGAGGGCGGGATCGGGGGCTGGGCGAGCAGCCTGGTGCTGCCGGCGATCACCCTGGCGGTGTTCTTCATGGCCGCCTACGTCCGCATGACGCGCTCATACGTCATCGAGTCCTTCTCCGAGGACTACGTGCGCACGGCGCGCGCCAAGGGGCTCTCGGAGCGGCGGGTGACCTTCAAGCACGCGCTGCGCGCTGCGCTCACCCCGATCGTGACCATGGCGGGCCTTGACTTCGCGGGCCTGATGGGCGGCGCGATCATCACCGAGTCCGTCTTCAACTACCCCGGGCTGGGCAAGCTCGCGGTGCTCGCGAACAGCGACTTCGACCTGCCGACCCTCGTCGGGCTGGTCATCCTGCTGGCCACGTTCGTGATCGTCGCCAACATCATCGTGGACCTGCTGTACGCCGTGATCGACCCGCGCGTGCGACTGGGCTGA
- a CDS encoding ABC transporter ATP-binding protein yields MSTYTSHQETSTPAADAMLSVRDLQVHFPTSDGLVKAVDGLSFDLAAGKTLGIVGESGSGKSVSSMAIMGLHHGTGAKISGEILLEGTDLLSLSRDEMRRRRGSEVAMIFQDPLSALHPYYTVGNQIIEAYRVHNKVSKAEARRRAVEMLDRVGIPNPDKRINDYPHQFSGGMRQRAMIAMGLINNPGLLIADEPTTALDVTVQAQILDLLQDLQREFNSAVIIITHDLGVVAEMADDVLVMYAGRAVEHGPCKELLTHPEMPYTWGLLSSVPDVSGDTDARLIPIPGNPPSLLNPPPGCPFHPRCAHRDKVPGDLCRTVLPDLIPGQRGPHHTKRCHLADSEAIYANEILPEIAPDATEAQR; encoded by the coding sequence ATGTCGACGTACACCAGCCATCAGGAAACGAGCACACCCGCCGCGGACGCCATGTTGTCGGTGCGTGACCTCCAGGTGCACTTCCCGACCAGCGACGGCCTGGTCAAGGCCGTCGACGGCCTGAGCTTCGACCTCGCCGCCGGCAAGACGCTGGGGATCGTGGGGGAGTCGGGCTCCGGCAAGTCGGTCTCCAGCATGGCGATCATGGGCCTGCACCACGGCACCGGCGCCAAGATCTCGGGCGAGATCCTGCTCGAGGGCACCGACCTGCTCTCGCTCAGCCGCGACGAGATGCGCAGGCGGCGTGGCAGCGAGGTGGCGATGATCTTCCAGGACCCGCTCTCGGCCCTGCACCCCTACTACACGGTGGGCAACCAGATCATCGAGGCCTACCGGGTGCACAACAAGGTCTCCAAGGCCGAGGCCCGCAGGCGCGCCGTCGAGATGCTCGACCGGGTCGGCATCCCCAACCCGGACAAGCGGATCAACGACTACCCGCACCAGTTCTCCGGCGGCATGCGTCAGCGCGCGATGATCGCGATGGGTCTGATCAACAACCCGGGCCTGCTCATCGCCGACGAGCCGACCACCGCCCTCGACGTGACCGTGCAGGCGCAGATCCTGGACCTCCTCCAGGACCTGCAGCGCGAGTTCAACTCCGCGGTCATCATCATCACCCACGACCTCGGCGTGGTCGCCGAGATGGCCGACGACGTGCTGGTGATGTACGCCGGCCGCGCGGTCGAGCACGGCCCCTGCAAGGAGCTGCTCACCCATCCGGAGATGCCCTACACCTGGGGCCTGCTCTCCAGCGTCCCCGACGTCAGCGGGGACACCGACGCCCGGCTCATCCCGATCCCGGGCAACCCGCCGAGTCTGCTCAACCCGCCGCCGGGTTGCCCGTTCCACCCGCGGTGCGCCCACCGCGACAAGGTGCCCGGCGACCTGTGCCGCACCGTGCTGCCGGACCTCATCCCCGGCCAGCGCGGACCGCACCACACCAAGCGCTGCCACCTGGCGGACTCCGAGGCCATCTATGCCAACGAGATCCTGCCCGAGATCGCGCCGGACGCGACGGAGGCGCAGCGATGA